The Musa acuminata AAA Group cultivar baxijiao chromosome BXJ2-2, Cavendish_Baxijiao_AAA, whole genome shotgun sequence genome has a segment encoding these proteins:
- the LOC135604925 gene encoding MADS-box transcription factor 29-like isoform X2, whose amino-acid sequence MGRGKIEIKKIENPTNRQVTFSKRRGGLLKKANELAVLCDAQVGVIIFSSSGKMFEYCSPHSSMRQIMDSYQRVTNTHFEEINTHQQIFYEIARIKDEKDKLQESMKQYVGENLTCLTLNELNQLEEQLESSVNKVRVRKHQLLHQQLDNLRRKEHILEDQNSYLCRILSEHQAELEHTQAAMEHKVGDVPMLEHLENYYSGEPSESLLQLSPQTHAFRLQPTQPNLQEDSLQGHNLQL is encoded by the exons ATGGGTCGTGGAAAGATAGAGATCAAGAAGATCGAGAACCCGACGAACCGCCAAGTAACCTTCTCCAAGAGGCGGGGAGGGCTGCTCAAGAAGGCCAATGAGCTTGCGGTCCTCTGTGATGCACAGGTGGGGGTCATCATCTTCTCCAGCAGTGGAAAGATGTTTGAGTACTGCAGTCCACATTCGAG TATGAGGCAAATCATGGATAGCTACCAGAGAGTCACAAACACTCACTTTGAGGAGATTAATACTCATCAG CAAATATTTTACGAGATAGCGAGGATAAAGGATGAGAAGGATAAGCTGCAGGAAAGCATGAAGCAGTATGTCGGCGAGAACTTGACTTGTTTAACTTTGAATGAGCTGAATCAACTCGAAGAACAGCTCGAATCCTCCGTAAACAAGGTCAGAGTAAGGAAG CACCAGCTGCTGCACCAGCAACTGGACAATCTACGTCGCAAG GAGCACATCTTAGAGGATCAAAACAGCTACCTATGCCGCATC CTGTCGGAGCACCAGGCAGAGCTGGAACACACGCAGGCTGCCATGGAGCACAAGGTGGGTGATGTGCCGATGCTGGAACACTTGGAAAACTACTACTCCGGGGAGCCATCAGAGAGCTTGCTGCAGCTTTCACCTCAAACGCATGCTTTCCGGCTGCAGCCAACACAGCCCAACCTGCAGGAGGACAGCCTCCAGGGCCATAACCTGCAGCTCTG A
- the LOC135604925 gene encoding MADS-box transcription factor 29-like isoform X1, which yields MGRGKIEIKKIENPTNRQVTFSKRRGGLLKKANELAVLCDAQVGVIIFSSSGKMFEYCSPHSSMRQIMDSYQRVTNTHFEEINTHQQIFYEIARIKDEKDKLQESMKQYVGENLTCLTLNELNQLEEQLESSVNKVRVRKHQLLHQQLDNLRRKEHILEDQNSYLCRILSEHQAELEHTQAAMEHKVGDVPMLEHLENYYSGEPSESLLQLSPQTHAFRLQPTQPNLQEDSLQGHNLQLWS from the exons ATGGGTCGTGGAAAGATAGAGATCAAGAAGATCGAGAACCCGACGAACCGCCAAGTAACCTTCTCCAAGAGGCGGGGAGGGCTGCTCAAGAAGGCCAATGAGCTTGCGGTCCTCTGTGATGCACAGGTGGGGGTCATCATCTTCTCCAGCAGTGGAAAGATGTTTGAGTACTGCAGTCCACATTCGAG TATGAGGCAAATCATGGATAGCTACCAGAGAGTCACAAACACTCACTTTGAGGAGATTAATACTCATCAG CAAATATTTTACGAGATAGCGAGGATAAAGGATGAGAAGGATAAGCTGCAGGAAAGCATGAAGCAGTATGTCGGCGAGAACTTGACTTGTTTAACTTTGAATGAGCTGAATCAACTCGAAGAACAGCTCGAATCCTCCGTAAACAAGGTCAGAGTAAGGAAG CACCAGCTGCTGCACCAGCAACTGGACAATCTACGTCGCAAG GAGCACATCTTAGAGGATCAAAACAGCTACCTATGCCGCATC CTGTCGGAGCACCAGGCAGAGCTGGAACACACGCAGGCTGCCATGGAGCACAAGGTGGGTGATGTGCCGATGCTGGAACACTTGGAAAACTACTACTCCGGGGAGCCATCAGAGAGCTTGCTGCAGCTTTCACCTCAAACGCATGCTTTCCGGCTGCAGCCAACACAGCCCAACCTGCAGGAGGACAGCCTCCAGGGCCATAACCTGCAGCTCTG GTCTTGA